A window of Amblyraja radiata isolate CabotCenter1 chromosome 25, sAmbRad1.1.pri, whole genome shotgun sequence contains these coding sequences:
- the arpc3 gene encoding actin-related protein 2/3 complex subunit 3, whose product MPAYHSTLMDQDVKLIGNMALLPLKTQFKGPAPKETKDLDVIEEAIYYFKANVFFKNYEIKNEADRTLIYITLYITECLKKLQKCNSKNQGEKEMYTLGITNFPIPGEPGFPLNAMYAKPGNRQEDEMMRGYLQQIRQETGLRLCEKVFDQQTDKPSKWWTCFIKKQFMNKSLSAPGQ is encoded by the exons ATGCCG GCTTATCATTCAACCCTCATGGACCAGGATGTGAAGCTCATTGGAAATATGGCATTATTGCCACTGAAAACTCAATTCAAAGGGCCAGCTCCAAAAGAGA CCAAAGATCTCGATGTAATTGAAGAAGCCATCTACTATTTTAAAGCAAATGTTTTCTTTAAAAACTATGAAATAAAG AATGAAGCTGATAGAACCTTAATTTATATCACCCTCTACATCACTGAATGCCTCAAAAAACTACAAAAG TGCAACTCCAAAAATCAGGGCGAGAAGGAAATGTACACCTTGGGAATCACTAACTTCCCCATTCCTGGCGAGCCCGGATTCCCGCTCAATGCCATGTATGCAAAGCCAGGAAACAGGCAGGAAGACG AGATGATGAGGGGTTACTTGCAGCAGATCAGGCAAGAAACTGGCCTGAGactttgtgaaaaagtgtttgaTCAACAGACTGACAAACCCAGCAAG tGGTGGACATGCTTTATAAAGAAGCAGTTCATGAACAAAAGCCTGTCAGCGCCTGGGCAGTAA
- the gpn3 gene encoding GPN-loop GTPase 3, translating to MPRYAQLVMGPAGSGKSTYCSTIQQQCEVLNRSVQVVNLDPAAEYFDYSVLADIRELIQVDDVMEDDSLRFGPNGGLIYCMEYFANNFDWLADCLGHMEDDYILFDCPGQIELYTHLPIMKQLVDQLQQWEFRVCGVFLVDSQFMVESFKFVSGVMAALCAMVCLEIPQVNIMTKMDLLNKKAKKEIERYLDPDMYSLMQDSSDIWKSKKFKKLTKAICGLVDDYSMVRFLPFDRSDDESISITLQHIDFSIQYGEDFEVKEPKEQEEDPDAPSMSDQFFHGASAD from the exons AGCACTTACTGTTCTACCATACAGCAGCAATGTGAGGTGTTGAATCGGTCTGTGCAGGTTGTGAACCTTGACCCTGCTGCCGAATACTTTGATTATTCTGTTTTGGCAG ATATCCGGGAGCTCATCCAAGTAGACGATGTGATGGAAGATGACTCATTGAGATTTGGTCCAAATGGTGGGCTCATTTACTGCATGGAATACTTTGCCAACAACTTTGATTGGTTGGCAGATTGCCTTGGGCACATGGAGGATGATTATATACTCTTTGATTGTCCAG GACAGATTGAGCTATATACTCACCTGCCAATAATGAAACagcttgtggaccagttacagcaGTGGGAGTTTCGTGTTTGTGGGGTATTTCTAGTTGATTCTCAGTTTATGGTGGAGTCGTTTAAG TTTGTATCAGGTGTAATGGCAGCCCTCTGTGCTATGGTGTGTCTGGAAATTCCGCAGGTCAACATCATGACAAAAATGGATTTACTTAACAAGAAAGCAAAAAAAGAAATTGAAAG ATATTTAGACCCCGATATGTATTCACTGATGCAAGACTCCTCTGATATTTGGAAAAGCAAGAAATTTAAGAAATTAACCAAAGCAATTTGTGGATTG GTTGATGACTACAGCATGGTTCGTTTTTTGCCATTTGACCGTTCCGATGATGAAAGTATTTCCATCACTCTTCAGCACATTGACTTTTCCATTCAGTATGGAGAGGACTTTGAAGTCAAAGAACCAAAG GAGCAAGAAGAGGATCCTGATGCTCCAAGCATGAGCGATCAATTTTTCCACGGTGCAAGTGCTGACTGA